The nucleotide window TCCGGTTTATGATTATTAACTTGAATTGGGTAAAAacgtaacttttattttaatgtcaaatttacAATCCAAAATAGCCTAGATATTATAAACCGAAAAAAGAATGAAGTTAAACACATTTTAACGATTAACCCATTTTACATATTGATCAAGTATTAAAAATAGCCCATCacgattatattatattatattatctaagATTATCaacttgtttttaatagttttaatataacCTGAATGTCTGAATTTTATCTTTTAAACGATTTAAAAGTTTTGATTATTGAATTATAGCCAAATTAAAAAGGCATGCATGCAATAATTGTTGAATGAATTTTACAACGCCAAagcataattataattaattttgttttaaatgttaactTTTCGGTTgtaattcttttatatatattgtaatttagttttttagtcatttattattattatttttttgctttaaataatGTATGTAGTTcgtcttttatttagttttagtcattgtatattcaaaataaaaatgcaaaaaacatgGGTTTGTTTCAAATATGCAGTTTTTAacaattgatttattaaatgaaCAACTGCATGAATAATTTCTAAATCCTAACATTAATTTTAAAGAAGGTACATCTTTTGCTTTAATAATGTattggtaaataataataaatattgtattagTAATGAACTTTCAATGAACAGCTGTATGTTCATTATAACAAGgatataaatattttaacaataaacttTGCCATTGTATGTGTACAGTTTTATGTAAAAGTTTAGCCACTCCCgatattgtttttataattgcAAGCCATAGTCTGCTGACTGTTCAAATTAGAAATTTCACTTGGATATATTGTATACCCTAGGGAAAAAGCAACGTTTTAgcactgacatttatttaatcaacagatgcaatgcaattaagtcataacaaaaacagacaggtgTACAAATTTAGGCACCTCAACAGAATAATGACATCAGTCTTTTGTACAGCCACCTTTTGCTAAAATAACAGCCTGTATGCTTCTTATAGTAAATGATAAGTCACTAAAGGCTTGCTGTAGGCATTTTGGGTCATACTTTCTTGCAAAATGTCTCCAGTTCAGTCAGGTTTGATGGGTGCCAAGCATGAGCAGCTCTTTTCAAATCGATCCATAGATTTTTGATTATGTTTAAATCTGGAGACTGGGATGGCCATTCTAGAACATTGTATCATGTTTGACTATGAATTCCTTGGTAGATCTGgaactgtgctttgggtcattgtcctgctgaaacatcAAACCCTGCAGCAACTTCAGCCTCTTGACTGATTCCTGATCATTGtttttcagaatctgctgatactTTGTGGAATTCATGCGCACTTCAACTCTGACAGGGTTTTCAGTACCTGAGCTTgccacacatccccacagcataatAGACCCTTCACCatatgttactgtttttttttctgtcatgcaaAGCGTTTATGGCTGTGGCATTTGTCCacagtatatatttttccaaaatgattcagGCCTTTTTGTCCAGATTAGCCTTTGCATACATCAAACATCTCTTCTTGTTGGCAAAATGCAGAAAAGTCTTCTTCTGCATCACTTTCTATTGAGCTGTTCTTTGTGAAGTGTGTGCTGGACTGTGCAAGATGTATGCAAGATGTTCCTGGAGCTCTTTGGAGGTAGTCTGTAATTTGACTGTTACCATTCTAACCATTCTTAGCCTTTGCCTTACAGGCATTTTTCTTGGTCTAGCACATCTTTCCTTCACAAGAACTGTTcctgtggccttccattttcttactatatttctgactgtggaGATAGAGACTTTAAACCTTTGGGATAGCTTTTTGCCTTCTTCTAATTCATGTTGATGAATTATCCTAGTTTTCAGGTCAATAAAAAGTTATTCTGAGGTCCCCATCTACTTTTAGGTTCACAATAAGTAGAAGCACAACTAGCAGTCAGCTATCCTTTTTCATGATTGTTGCACCTGTGTGTTGTAAACAATCAGTATTAAGTGACTACAGGTATTTAAATCCACACAAAAgagagggtgcccaaacttttgcatagtCTAATTTTCAGTCTCAGTTTAATTTTACACATTTCAATACTGCTATGCTATGGATTTGTCTGAAAAAACATGATATTATCTAGATTTCTCTTGAAACTGAATGACATTTCAATGTGATCTCTAAAGAAAGCACATAACTATGcagccacacacacaccataccgtatatgtgtgtgtgtgtgtgtgtgtgtgtgtgtgtgtgtgtgtgtgtgtgtgtgtgtgtgtgtgtgtgaagaatttagatgcaaaaaccactAAATGCTGACTGAAATTTTCATCtaaaatttgtgtttttcttaACCTCCTGTGTTTACGTTTagtagttattttactttaaacctATTCTTTGCACTAAGGATAAAATTactgaaactacacacaacagTTTATTTTCCCTAaattatccctttattaatctggggtcgccacagcagaatgaaccaccaacttttccagcatattttttgagcagcggatgcccttcaagctgcaaccatcactgggaaacatccatccatacacactcatccacacacaaacactacagagtttagcttacccaatttacccctaccacatgtttttggacttgtgggtgaaaccagagcacccagaggaaacccacacgaacacgggaagaacatgcaaactccacacagaaatgccaattgacccagtcggggctcgaaccagtgaccttcttcctttgaggcaattgtgctatACTTACTAGGGTTGGCGTGATACCATTAATTCATGTCACggtactataccagctgaagtatcatgataccaagtagtaCAGCGATAtggtaattcataactcaaatccatgaaataaagaaaaatgtgagaaatactatattttattgaaaaaagtatttgcacatctcttcacctaaaatgtatttgttccaacaaaaaatacattaaaataaagagacaaattataccaaatgaaatttgttacaaaaatagcatttttccaATAACTTAGGCTATATAAAGTGGTCACAAAtagtttcaatgtttcctgttgctattttgggtttttaatctaatgtttttttttttctttcagtcttTTCATGTAAGAATCCAAAGTAATCTAAAGTGTTGTAGCTATTAAATCATAATGAGCAGAAATTAGCGGATTCAGATTCGAATTGATTGATAGATTTGGTGGCATAGCATCACGATACTTTAGTACCGGTAAACTGTGCAACCCTaccacccactgcaccaccgtgctgcccctatattttacttttaattcaaGCAAACAAAACGTTTtggttgaatgtttttttttctacagtctTTGAtacaaaatagattttaaaaattattttcacatTGCTTTCTTTTTTCTCCAGAGTAAGTGACTTCCAAGACTGAATACAAAAATGGATGTAAGAACCCAAATAAACACATCTGAAGACGGAACCCTGAGCCAGCTAAATCAGTCCACAAACTGTTGTGCACCAGACACTGCTGAAGTTGATGCAGCCTTACTGGATGGTCTGGAAGACAGTACAAAACTGGTGGGTGTTCAAGTGATCTTGATTTTGGCTTACAGCACCATCATTTTTTTTGGCATGACCGGGAACTCCTTGGTCATATATGTCGTATACAAGTTTCGCAATTTACACACGGTGACTAACTATTTCATTGTCAACTTGGCTGTAGCAGACTTGCTGGTAAACACATTGTGTTTACCTTTTACTTTGATGTACACACTCTATGGAGAGTGGAAATTTGGACAGGTGATGTGTTACCTATTGCCGTACGCACAAGGCTTAGCAGTCCACGTTTCAACCATCACACTTAACGTTATAGCACTGGACAGATACCGTAGCATCGTCTACCACATGGAAACCAAGATGTCTAAAGACATGTGTGTAGTTGTCATCGCCATCACTTGGGTGGCAAGCGCGATCCTCGCTAGCCCTCTTGCTATTTTCCGTGAATATGTGACCTTTGACCTTTCGCCTGAGCAGACGATTCAAGGTTGCGCAGAAAAGTGGCCTGGAAGTAGCACAGATGGAACCATCTACAGCATCGCCATGTTTTTTCTACAATATGGCCTGCCGTTGTCTATCATTTCATTTGCATACACTCGGATTTGGAACAAGCTAAGAAATCATGTCAGCCCCGGCGGTGGCCGCAGCGACCGCCATCAACGAAgacagaaaacaacaaaaatgcttgTAGCTGTAGTGGTGGTCTTCACCGTTAGCTGGCTGCCATTTCACGCCTTCCAGCTTGCTGTGGACATCGACAGCAGTGTATTAGAAATGAAAGACTTCAAATTGCTCTATACAGCTTTCCATATTGTTGCCATGTGCTCCACTTTTGCAAATCCTATCCTCTATGGTTGGATGAATAGGAACTACAGAGGATCTTTTGTTGCTGTGTTCAAGTGTGGAAGGATAAATAATGGAATGAGAAGGGTTAGCAGCAGCGAGGCAGTAAGGGAAAAATGTACACGTAATTTGGAAAACACAATCAGTATTGCTCTTACACAAGCAAACACACTTGTGTGACGGCTGCTTGGTTTCTGATATATCAAAATGTGAACATAACAATGACGAAAATGTAAAAAGTTTAAGGAAAAGGAAGATTGTAAGTAAATTTGAAGTTATGAGACAATTGTTGTGAATTTGTGACTTGTGTTGAAATGCTGTATTTTTTGTTTCAGTGTCTAATTATGTGTTTATAATTGTGTATACCATTCAATTTCCCTAAGGGGTGGCCACGGTGAAATGATCTGCCATTTACTCTGGCACACGTTTTACTGGCAGATGCTCTTCATACCCCTACCCATCCCTTGGAGTGAACTAAAGGCCATTTCACACCAAGGATAACTATAAAGACAACAATAAAGACATTGTTCCAGAAATCTTTCTGAATGTAAAACAACATC belongs to Danio rerio strain Tuebingen ecotype United States chromosome 1, GRCz12tu, whole genome shotgun sequence and includes:
- the npy2r gene encoding neuropeptide Y receptor type 2 translates to MDVRTQINTSEDGTLSQLNQSTNCCAPDTAEVDAALLDGLEDSTKLVGVQVILILAYSTIIFFGMTGNSLVIYVVYKFRNLHTVTNYFIVNLAVADLLVNTLCLPFTLMYTLYGEWKFGQVMCYLLPYAQGLAVHVSTITLNVIALDRYRSIVYHMETKMSKDMCVVVIAITWVASAILASPLAIFREYVTFDLSPEQTIQGCAEKWPGSSTDGTIYSIAMFFLQYGLPLSIISFAYTRIWNKLRNHVSPGGGRSDRHQRRQKTTKMLVAVVVVFTVSWLPFHAFQLAVDIDSSVLEMKDFKLLYTAFHIVAMCSTFANPILYGWMNRNYRGSFVAVFKCGRINNGMRRVSSSEAVREKCTRNLENTISIALTQANTLV